CTTCGTAATGAGGCCGCGCTTTCCGGTCTTGATCATCTCCTGGATCTCCATGAGGCCCTGCAGCAGCGCCTCAGGCCGCGGCGGGCACCCCGGGACGTACACGTCGACCGGAACGACCTTGTGTACGCCGTCGACCACGTTGTAGGTGTCCCAGTACGGGCCACCGTTGGAAGCGCAGGCGCCCATGGCGATGACGAACTTGGGCTCCGACATCTGGTCGTACAGACGCCGGACCACGACCGCCATCTTCTCGTTAACGGTCCCGGCGACAATCATCACGTCGGCCTGGCGGGGCGACATGCGCATCGCCTCAGAGCCGAAACGGGCGATGTCATACTTCGAACTCGAAGCAGCCATCATCTCGATCGCGCAGCACGCGATCCCGAAGCCCAGCGGCCACGTGGAGTTGCCGTATCCCCAGCCCAACACCTTCTTGATGACGTTGGGCAGCTTGCCTGCGATGACGTTCTGATTGACCACATCGACCTCGGACACGACGACGGGGTCGTTGAGCCAATCGAGCTCCTGGGCTTTGGTCTGGCTCATTGTGTCACCTCCTCGCCCGTGGACTACTCTATTAGCACTATCCCTTGGACCATGAGTCGCAGGACCATGAGTCGCACGC
The Symbiobacterium terraclitae DNA segment above includes these coding regions:
- a CDS encoding NADH-quinone oxidoreductase subunit B: MSQTKAQELDWLNDPVVVSEVDVVNQNVIAGKLPNVIKKVLGWGYGNSTWPLGFGIACCAIEMMAASSSKYDIARFGSEAMRMSPRQADVMIVAGTVNEKMAVVVRRLYDQMSEPKFVIAMGACASNGGPYWDTYNVVDGVHKVVPVDVYVPGCPPRPEALLQGLMEIQEMIKTGKRGLITKG